ACCACCCCTTCACCGCCCCCAAGGACGAGGATCTGCCCCTCCTGGATACGGACCCGGGGGCGGTGCGTTCCCGGGCCTACGACCTGGTGCTCAACGGCAACGAGGTGGGAGGCGGCTCCATCCGGATCCACAACCCCCAGATGCAGGAGCGGGTCTTCCAGGCCCTGGCCTTCACCCCCGAGGCGGCCCGGGAGCGCTTCGGCTTCCTCCTGGAGGCCCTCTCCTACGGGACCCCGCCCCACGGCGGGCTGGCCCTGGGCTTCGACCGACTGGCCATGCTCCTCTGCGGCGCCAAGTCCATCCGGGAAGTGATGGCCTTCCCCAAGACCCAGCGGGCCCAGTGCCTTCTCTCCGGGGCCCCCGGGGTGGTGGACGAGGCCCAGCTGGCGGAGCTTCAGGTGGCCAGCACCGTTCAGGACGTCTCGCAGGACGACTAGATCGAAAGCCGGACCGGGGCCGGGGGAGAGTCCTTCTCCTCCGACCCCGACTGTTACCTGACGGGAGGGATCAGCATGGTGCAGGTTCGTTTTCTGGGACACGCGGCGTTCTCCTTGGAGGCCCCGGGGTTTCGGGGGCTCATCGATCCGTTCCTCACCGGGAACCCCGTGGCGTCCGCCTCGGCGGATTCCTTTCGGGAGCTGGACTGGATCTTCCTGACCCACGGCCACGGGGACCACGTGGGGGATGGGGTGGCCCTGGCGAAGCGGACGGGGGCCACGGTGGTGTGCAACTTCGATCTGGCCCAGCTCCTGGAGCGGGAGGGGGTCTCGACCCGGGGGATGTACTTCGCCGGGCGCACGAAGATGCCCTTCGGCTGGGTGAAGATGGTCCCCGCCTGGCACGGATCGGGGTTCAGCCGGGGGAACGAGCGGGTCTACGGAGGGGTGGCCTGCGGCTTTCTCCTGGAGGTGGAGGGCGCCCGGATCTACCACGCCGGGGACACGGGGCTCACCGTGGAGATGCAGCTCCTGGGGGAGGAGAAGGTGGACCTGGCCCTCCTGCCCATCGGAGGGTACTACGTCATGGACGGGGAGGACGCCGCCCGGGCGGTGCGCCTGATCCGGCCCCGGATGGTGGTGCCCATGCACTACGACACCTTCCCGCCCATCCAGGCGGATCCGGAGGCCTTCCGCGCCCTGGTGGGGAACGACGCGGAGGTGCGGATCCTGAAGCCCGGGGAGGCCCTGGACCTGCCCTGATTTCCCGGATGGACCGCCGACGGGACGACGCCGGGGCTCCCCAAGGGAGGACGAAGGGGGGGTGTTCCATGAGGGGGAGAAGGGTCCTGTGGTCGGCTCTGCTCGTCCTCCTGTTCGCCCTGCCCGCCGGGGCCCGGGACAACGGGGATCGGCTTTTGGCCCACCTGGTGTCCCTGACGGACCCGGAGTCCCTGGAACTGTGCCTGGACGATCCGCCCGACGAGAAGGGGAGGGTGCGCCACCTCTCCTGTGTCTTGACCGGAGGGACCTTCACGGGATTCCGGGTGGAGAAAGTGGCGCTGGAGGCCTTCTTCCTGGAACTGTCCCCCCCTTCCGCCTGGGGGAAGGGGGGGCGGCGCTTCCTCGACGTCCGGGGGGCCCTCTGCACCCGGATGGAAGTGGTCCTCCTGGAGAAGGATCTGAGAGAGGCCCTGACCCCGTACCCCTGCGAGAACTACCGTCTTCTCCCGGACCTGCTTCCCGGGAAAGTCTCCCTGCGGGTCCGCTTCACACCCCATCCCTTGCCCTTTCCCAGCGTGGCGGAGGTGGTGGCGAGGCCGGCTCTCCGAGGGGGACGGGAGCTCTGGCTGGAGGAGTCCCGCATCACCCTGAACGGGCAGGACCGGACCGATGCCTTCCGGGAGGAGTTCCTGCGGGTGCAGCCCTTCGCGGACCTGGGGGATTTCGGGTTCCCCGCAGCCCTGACGGATCTGTGCGTGGACGGGGAGAAGCTGGCCCTCTCCACCCGAACCCTTCCCGGACGGGCGGAAGGGCGGGTCTACCGGTACGAACGATCTCCCTCCCCGGTGCCGCGGCGTCCCGAGATCGGGGCGGTTTTTCGGGAACGCCTTCGCGACGGAGACCTGCTGTTCGTCAACGGCAAGGCGTGGCGGACCAAGCTGGTGCGCCTGGCGGAGAAGAGCCCCCCCGGGGCCTCTCACGTGGGAGTGGTGCGGGTTCTCGACGGGGTGCCCCGGGTGGTGCATGCCTCCCCCGAGTTGGGGCGGATGGCGATCCAGTCCTTGGAGGAGTTCTTCGCCTTCGAAGGGGTGGACTTCGCCCGAGTTTGCCGACTGGCGGACAACCCCGGGGCGGCGGAGGAGGCCAGCCGGCGGATGGAGGCCTACGCCCGAAGGGGAGTCCCCTTTGACGACCGGTACGACGCGGCCGAGGGGGACCGACTCTACTGTACCGAGGCCATCTGGCGGGCCTTCGGGGCTGCGGGGGTGGACCTGGCGGGGGACCGGTGGATTTCCTTGCGCAACCCCATCATCCGGGGGCGGGTGCTGCTGCCCTACGCCCTGAGCCGAAGCCCCCTCCTGGTGGAGGTGTCCACCTTTCCCTAGGGGAAGGGCCGAGCGCAAAGGGAAGACAAAAGCAGGGAGGCCCGGGCAGATGGTTCCCCGGGCCTCCCTCGTTTCGTCGGGTTCTTGGGGCCTCAGTAGCGGAGGCCGAATACGGGGTGGAAGATCCGCTCGTCGTGGAGGAACCGGGCCTGTTCCTCCAGGGCGGTCTTGGATCGGTCCCCCAGCTGGACCGCCAGGACGGAGGTCAGCACGTGCATGAGGAACAGGGGGCCGATGATGCTGCTCCCGAAGGTGGGGGACGCGGCGGAGACGAAGAGGGAGAGGTCCGCGAACCGGCAGACCGGTGCGGCGGGACTGTCGGTGATGGAGATGACCCGGGTCCCCTGCCGGTGAGCCGCCTCCACGGACTCCGTGACCTCCACCACGTAGCTGGGGAGTTCGCACACCAGGAGCACGTCCTGTTCCCCCGCGGACCGCACCTGCTCCTGAAGGGTCAAGGTGCCCCTCTTGAGGAGGAAGGCGTTGAGCCCCATGACCCGGAGCCGTGCCTGGAAGGATTCCGCCACCAGGGAGGAGATGCCCCACCCCAGGCAGTAGAGGTTCCGGGCGTTTTCCACCAGGTCGCAGAAGGCTGTCAGGTTCTGGGGAGAGAGCTGGGTCCACGTATCGTCCAGGTTGGCGTGCTCCATCCTGTGGATGGTCTCCGGAAGGTCCTCCTGGGAATTCACCGCCTTGGCGAGCATGGCCGCAGGGTTCACCTGCTCCAGGATGGCCTTCTGGAGGCAGTCCTTCAGCTCCGAATAGCCCGAGAAGCCCAGCATCCGGGCCACGCGGACCAACTGGGCCTTGGAGACCCGCAGCTCGTCCGCCACCTCGCCGATGGACCGGAAGGCCGCCTCCCTCATGTTGGCAAGCAGGTATTCCGCCACTCGACGGGCCTTGTTCGGCATGTCGCCGATCTTTCCCATCATCAGCGCCTGCAGCTGGGCACTGTCCATCCTGTCACCCCTTTTCCGTCCATGAACAGAAGTTTTCGCTCGCATCGGAGTCTAACCCGGACGGTGGAGATGTGTCAACTTGATTGAGAGAAAAGATAAAAAAGTTTATCCGATGGTTTCAGTCCAGGTCTTGAGCCCCCCAGAAGACCTCCGTCTTGTCCCTCATGACGGGGCAGTCCCGCAGTTCTTCGTCCGAGCCCTTCAGACAGGCGTTGCAGGAAATGCAGGCTGCGGGGCGCGCGTCGTCCTCCCTCCAGCGGTTTACCAGGTCCGGTTCGGCCAACAGGGGACGGCCCAGCCCGAAGGCGTCGCAGACCCCCTCCTGCAGCAGGGAGGCCATGACCTCCAGGCTCCGAAGCCCCCCCGTGAGGATCAGGGGTGCGTGGGGGCGCAGACGGCGCAGTTCCCGGGCGAAGGGGGCAAAGGGAGCCTCGGAGGACCCCGCGGCGATCCCCACCCGGGTGGGCCGAAGAGGCGGAAGGGAGTAGTGGGAGCCGGAGGAGAGTTCCAGGGCGTCCGCCCCCGCGTCGAGGCAACAGAGGGCTGCGGCGATCCCCTCGGGCTCGTCGTACCCTCCCGGGACTTCCTCCCGGAAGCTCAGCTTCACCCAGAGCGGAAGGGTGGGGCCCAGGGCCTCGCGAACCCGGCGAACCAGGGACTGCAGGAAGAGCCGCCGGTTCTCGGGGGAACCTCCGAAGCGGTCGGAGCGTCGGTTGTGCCGGGGGGACAGAAACTGCATGGGCAGGGTCCCGTGGGCGGCGTGGATCTGGACCCCGTCGGCGCCTCCCCGAAGGGCACGGAGGGCGGAGGCGGCGAAGGTGTCCAGGATGTCCTCCAGGTCCCGTTCCTCCAGGGCCTGGACGGGAAGGGGGGAGGTCGGGGCCGTCCCCTCCGAGGGGCCCCAGGTCCTTCCATCCCGCAGTTCCGGATGCCCCAGGAACCCCCCGTGGGCCAGCTGCACCACCAGGCGGGCTCCCTGGCGGTGGATCCGTCGAGAGAGGTCTTGAACGTCCCCCTCCCGGGCATCCTCCCCCAGGTTCCACTGTCCAGGAAAAAAGCGCCCCCGGGGTTCCACGAAGGCCGCCCCGGGGATCACCGTCCCTGCTCCTCCGGCGGCCAGGGCTTCCCACCGGGCGGCCAAAAGGGGAGGGAGGGTTCCTTTAGCGGAGGCCCCTCCCAGGTGGACCGCGGAGGCGACGAAGCGATTGGGCACCTCCAAGGTGCCCAGGACGGCGGGGCGGAACAGATCGTGGATCGGCAGGTTCATGAAGTCTCCTTTCAGCGGGTCAGTCCCATTGGGCGTAATCGCCCCCGGACCACTCGGGCCAGATGGCGGCCCAGGCGAAGCAGTCCGCCTCGTGTTCGAAGCGGCTCAGGGGCTGGAAGGTACGGCTCCAGAAACGCTCTCCCTTGCGGTGGTAGAGGAGGTGGAAGAGTTCGTGAAACAGGGTGAAGCGTCGCCACAGGGGGGGGAGGTGGCAGTTGATCAGGATGCGCCCCCGGTTTCCCCGGACCAGATGGAGTCCCCATAGGTCCATGGGGAGGTCTTCGTGCCGCAGGTCCAGCACCTTCCCGCACCGCTCCTCCGCAAGGGCGAGGATGGCGAAGGTGTCCAGGGCGCTCCAGGGCTGCGCCTCCCGGAGAGCCCAGTCCGGCAGGACCTCCGGGGGGGTGGGAAAGTCGAAGGGGGGGACCTCAGGGGTGGTTCGGGGCGTCGCCCTCCGCCTCCTCGTCCCATTCTTCCAGGGCCGCCTCGATGATCCGATGCACCCTCCGAAGCTCCTGCCCGCTGAGCTTGTGGCTGCGATACCAGACCTCCAACTCACCCGAGGCCAGGACCTCCTCCAGCTGCATCCTCCCGGGACGCTCGGAGGAAAGGTCCTGCACCAGGTCCGCCACCTCCACTCCCAGGGCAGGGGCCAGGCGGTTCAGGAGCTTCATGGAGGGCAGCCTGCGGTTGCTCTCCAGGGCTTGGATGTAGATGCGGCTCACCTCGACCTTGTCCGCCAAATTCTGTTGGGTCAGGTCCAGGGCCCGCCGCAGGGATTTGATGCGCCTTCCCAGACTCATGGGGAACAGCCCCCCTTCTCGGTGAGAATGTTGCCTTTGAAGATACAACGAAAAGGGTTTGCTGCCAAGGGGGAGAGGAGGGGATCCACGAAGAGGGTGCAGGCCAAAAGATCCGCCGCGCCCCCCGGGCTGACCCGATGGGCGCGCAGGAGGCGGTCCAGGGGGAGGAGGGCTTCGTGGTTGCCTCGAGGGGGGTCGAAGGCCTCCCGGGCTCGCGCCACCTCCTGGAGGTAGGGACCCACCCAGAAGGGATACCCTCCCCGGTGGATCACGTTGCTGTCCTCGCAGGAGGACATGAGGGCCAGAAGGGCCGCCAGGGCCGCATCGTTGCGGGAGGCCCCCGCGCTTCGGGCCTCCCGAAGGGCCGGAAGGCCCCGGTGGACGACGCCGGGAAAGCCCCGCTCCGCTTCCCCCCGGATGCCCGTGACCCCATGTTCCAGGAAGAGCCGTTCCCCGTGGGTGAGGGGCCGAGGGGGCAGGGTCTCCCGCAGAGGGTGCAGTTCCCGCTCCACGCAGCCCGCCACGGGGGACCCCGCCAGGGCCCCCAGGGTTTCCGGCGTCCCGAGCTGTCCCCGGCGGAGGGTGTGCCCCGCGGCGTAGAGCCACAGGGACAGGGCGAAGATCAGTCCTTTGTGGGTGTTCACCCCTCCCGTGGCGGCGAACATGTCCCGCTCCATGAGGCGCCCCCTCTCTCGCAGGAGAGGGAAGGCCGAGGAAGGGGGGTCCCCCTCCAGACCCGGGCGGGCCTGGGGTCCCCAGTGGGGGGCCAGGGCGGCGGCGCTCAGCAGGAAGGTGGTCCAGTCCATGTCCTTGTGGCACCCCGAGTCCCGAGGGTCCACGAGCCCCGGCTTCGGGGAGACCAGGATTTCCGCCGCGGTGGCTTCCGAGGCCAGGGCACCCAGGAGGGTCTCCAGGGTCACGCCGGTCTTGACGCTCCGCGGATCGGGGGTCATAGTCCGGTTTTGAGGAGCGGTCATCCCGCCATGGGGTGAAGCGTTCATGAAACAACCTCCCGGTGATCCGAACAGCCCCCCGACCATAGCGGACCGGAGGGGGGGATGCAAGGGATCCGAGGAGGGACAGACACGACCAGAGGAGGCAGAAAGGTCATGGAAGAGCATCCGGCGGGTCCGGTGGGGCGGGTGGAGGCGCGGCTGAGGCAGTTGGGCTACGAGGGTCCCCTGCACCGAACGGAGGACACGATCTTTACGGTGGAGGACGCTTCCCGTTCCGTGGGAGCCCCGGCGGAACACATCCTCAAGAGCCTGCTGGTCCGGGTGGACCGGGGGCCCCTGGCCCTGGTCCTCCTGTCGGGACCGAACCGGGTGGACCTCAAGAAGGCCAAGGCTCTCCTGGGGGCGCGCACGGTGACCCTGGCGGACCCGGAGACGGTGGTGGCCCTCACGGGCTTTCGTCCCGGAGGGGTGCCTCCCCTGGGTTACGAGGAGCAGCCCCCCACCCTCCTGGACCAGGACCTGTTCGCCTACCCCGTGGTCTGGGCGGCGGCGGGGGACGACCACACCTTCTTCCCCGTGGCCCCGGAGACCCTCCGGGAGTACACGGGAGGGGCGAGGGCGGACGTCCGGAAGGCATAGACAGCAAGAGGGGGAGGCCTGAAGGCCTCCCCCTTTCTCATCGGTCCCCCGAGGGGGTGGGATCAGCGGGGCTCAGCGCTTCGCCGGAGCCAGGGCGGCGAACCAGCCGTCGAACTCCCGTCGGAACTGGATGGAGTGCACCGGCTTGAGGAACACCTCCATGTTGTGGTCCACCACCGCCCGGAGACAGTGTCCCCCCAGGACGGAGTGGTCCCGGCGGTTCACCACCATGTGGAGATGGGGGTAGAGGGTGTCGTCCTTGTAGCTCACGTCTCCGCTCAGGGCGGACAGCTCGAAGATCTCGTCGTGGACCTCCGTCAGGTATTCGGTGCCCGTGAACCACCCGAAGGTCACATTCCGCACCATTCCGAGTCCCCCCAGGACCACCGCGGAATCGCAGTGGTATTCCTGACAGGCCTTGGCGATGGAGGCGTGGAGCTCCTCCCCCTCCGTCAGACGCAGGGCGAACAGTTCATCCGTCAGGCTGTACCGCATGGCGCCACCTCCCTGATCGTGATGGGTTCCACCCAAAGTGTACCACGTTAGGAAAGTAAACGGGCAATCGGTTCACACCTATCCCTGCAGATAGGATTGAAGCTCCCGGGGATCCATCCCCGCCCCCAGCCCCACGGCCAGGCGAAGCCGGGCCTGGAGGGGGCGCAGGTTCCCTCCGTCCAGGACCCCCATCTCGAAGAGCCTCTTGGCGGAGGCTTCGAAGTCGTAGAGGGGGAGGACCCGTCCCATCTGGCAGCGGGAGGCCACCACCACGGATACGTGGCGGCGGATCAGGGTCTTGAGGTGGGGGATCCAGGGCGGCGGGACGTTTCCCGTGCCGAAGCCTCCCAGTACCAGGCCGTTGAGCCCCTCCGTCCGGGCCAGGGAGGCCAGGATCAGTTCCCCACCCCCCAGGCTGGCCCAGAGGAGTTCCACGTCCTTGGCCGGGATCACCAGGTCGCTCAGGGCGGCGGGACGCCGGGGGGTCCGCCCGATGTAGAGGTCCTCCAGCACCACCTCTCCCACCGGCCCCGTGCCGGGAGCCATGAAGTCCTGTCCCCGGTGGCTGTAGACCTTGGCCACCTCCGAGGCGGCGAAGAGCTCTCCTCGCGAGCACACCAGCACCCCCAACCCCCAGGCGGGGCGGGACGCCGCAGCGATAAGGGACTGCTGGAGGTTCACGATCCCCTCGTTGCTGCTCCGTCTCGCCGGGGAGCTGGCGCCGGTGAACACCACCGGCTGGGGGTAGGGCCAGAGGAGGTCCGTCAGGTAGGCCATCTCCTCCATCACGTCGGTGCCGCTGGCCACCACGATGCCCCCGTAGCCGTCCCGGACCAGGGAGCGGAGCATCTCCAGCAGGTCCGTGGTGAGGCGGATGGTGTAGTGGCTGCTGGGCTGGCGGCTCCATTCCACCACGTCGCAAAGGGGAGCCAGCGCCTCCGGGAGGAGCGCCCGAATCGCCTCCTGCGGAGACGCCTCGAACTGTCCCAGGGTGCTGCCGGCGATGACCAGGGCGATCTTGCCCGTGGGTTCCACGTCAGTATCCCAAGGGGGAGTCCACCAGCACCACGTGGGCCTCCCGGCCCAGGGGGGCCCGTTCCAGGATGGAGACCACCCGGCAGATGCGGTGGGGAGAGTTGCAGTCCA
The sequence above is drawn from the Aminomonas paucivorans DSM 12260 genome and encodes:
- a CDS encoding MurR/RpiR family transcriptional regulator, with product MDSAQLQALMMGKIGDMPNKARRVAEYLLANMREAAFRSIGEVADELRVSKAQLVRVARMLGFSGYSELKDCLQKAILEQVNPAAMLAKAVNSQEDLPETIHRMEHANLDDTWTQLSPQNLTAFCDLVENARNLYCLGWGISSLVAESFQARLRVMGLNAFLLKRGTLTLQEQVRSAGEQDVLLVCELPSYVVEVTESVEAAHRQGTRVISITDSPAAPVCRFADLSLFVSAASPTFGSSIIGPLFLMHVLTSVLAVQLGDRSKTALEEQARFLHDERIFHPVFGLRY
- a CDS encoding aminoacyl-tRNA deacylase produces the protein MEEHPAGPVGRVEARLRQLGYEGPLHRTEDTIFTVEDASRSVGAPAEHILKSLLVRVDRGPLALVLLSGPNRVDLKKAKALLGARTVTLADPETVVALTGFRPGGVPPLGYEEQPPTLLDQDLFAYPVVWAAAGDDHTFFPVAPETLREYTGGARADVRKA
- a CDS encoding oxidoreductase, whose translation is MNLPIHDLFRPAVLGTLEVPNRFVASAVHLGGASAKGTLPPLLAARWEALAAGGAGTVIPGAAFVEPRGRFFPGQWNLGEDAREGDVQDLSRRIHRQGARLVVQLAHGGFLGHPELRDGRTWGPSEGTAPTSPLPVQALEERDLEDILDTFAASALRALRGGADGVQIHAAHGTLPMQFLSPRHNRRSDRFGGSPENRRLFLQSLVRRVREALGPTLPLWVKLSFREEVPGGYDEPEGIAAALCCLDAGADALELSSGSHYSLPPLRPTRVGIAAGSSEAPFAPFARELRRLRPHAPLILTGGLRSLEVMASLLQEGVCDAFGLGRPLLAEPDLVNRWREDDARPAACISCNACLKGSDEELRDCPVMRDKTEVFWGAQDLD
- a CDS encoding triphosphoribosyl-dephospho-CoA synthase; the protein is MNASPHGGMTAPQNRTMTPDPRSVKTGVTLETLLGALASEATAAEILVSPKPGLVDPRDSGCHKDMDWTTFLLSAAALAPHWGPQARPGLEGDPPSSAFPLLRERGRLMERDMFAATGGVNTHKGLIFALSLWLYAAGHTLRRGQLGTPETLGALAGSPVAGCVERELHPLRETLPPRPLTHGERLFLEHGVTGIRGEAERGFPGVVHRGLPALREARSAGASRNDAALAALLALMSSCEDSNVIHRGGYPFWVGPYLQEVARAREAFDPPRGNHEALLPLDRLLRAHRVSPGGAADLLACTLFVDPLLSPLAANPFRCIFKGNILTEKGGCSP
- a CDS encoding YiiX/YebB-like N1pC/P60 family cysteine hydrolase, encoding MRGRRVLWSALLVLLFALPAGARDNGDRLLAHLVSLTDPESLELCLDDPPDEKGRVRHLSCVLTGGTFTGFRVEKVALEAFFLELSPPSAWGKGGRRFLDVRGALCTRMEVVLLEKDLREALTPYPCENYRLLPDLLPGKVSLRVRFTPHPLPFPSVAEVVARPALRGGRELWLEESRITLNGQDRTDAFREEFLRVQPFADLGDFGFPAALTDLCVDGEKLALSTRTLPGRAEGRVYRYERSPSPVPRRPEIGAVFRERLRDGDLLFVNGKAWRTKLVRLAEKSPPGASHVGVVRVLDGVPRVVHASPELGRMAIQSLEEFFAFEGVDFARVCRLADNPGAAEEASRRMEAYARRGVPFDDRYDAAEGDRLYCTEAIWRAFGAAGVDLAGDRWISLRNPIIRGRVLLPYALSRSPLLVEVSTFP
- a CDS encoding metal-dependent hydrolase, yielding MVQVRFLGHAAFSLEAPGFRGLIDPFLTGNPVASASADSFRELDWIFLTHGHGDHVGDGVALAKRTGATVVCNFDLAQLLEREGVSTRGMYFAGRTKMPFGWVKMVPAWHGSGFSRGNERVYGGVACGFLLEVEGARIYHAGDTGLTVEMQLLGEEKVDLALLPIGGYYVMDGEDAARAVRLIRPRMVVPMHYDTFPPIQADPEAFRALVGNDAEVRILKPGEALDLP
- a CDS encoding helix-turn-helix transcriptional regulator, which gives rise to MSLGRRIKSLRRALDLTQQNLADKVEVSRIYIQALESNRRLPSMKLLNRLAPALGVEVADLVQDLSSERPGRMQLEEVLASGELEVWYRSHKLSGQELRRVHRIIEAALEEWDEEAEGDAPNHP
- a CDS encoding PPC domain-containing DNA-binding protein, with the translated sequence MRYSLTDELFALRLTEGEELHASIAKACQEYHCDSAVVLGGLGMVRNVTFGWFTGTEYLTEVHDEIFELSALSGDVSYKDDTLYPHLHMVVNRRDHSVLGGHCLRAVVDHNMEVFLKPVHSIQFRREFDGWFAALAPAKR
- a CDS encoding ImmA/IrrE family metallo-endopeptidase: MLDLRHEDLPMDLWGLHLVRGNRGRILINCHLPPLWRRFTLFHELFHLLYHRKGERFWSRTFQPLSRFEHEADCFAWAAIWPEWSGGDYAQWD
- a CDS encoding asparaginase gives rise to the protein MEPTGKIALVIAGSTLGQFEASPQEAIRALLPEALAPLCDVVEWSRQPSSHYTIRLTTDLLEMLRSLVRDGYGGIVVASGTDVMEEMAYLTDLLWPYPQPVVFTGASSPARRSSNEGIVNLQQSLIAAASRPAWGLGVLVCSRGELFAASEVAKVYSHRGQDFMAPGTGPVGEVVLEDLYIGRTPRRPAALSDLVIPAKDVELLWASLGGGELILASLARTEGLNGLVLGGFGTGNVPPPWIPHLKTLIRRHVSVVVASRCQMGRVLPLYDFEASAKRLFEMGVLDGGNLRPLQARLRLAVGLGAGMDPRELQSYLQG